In the genome of Dermacentor variabilis isolate Ectoservices chromosome 5, ASM5094787v1, whole genome shotgun sequence, one region contains:
- the LOC142583416 gene encoding uncharacterized protein LOC142583416 isoform X2, protein MFALVRFVEDKTDKRYVIPVTDVKNFHPENELDFDNTMPYDAYWRDEDNEENSGVYVVQILKLAATREEMARETKNKRVPIPPIRLSDVEDLPLSEGDVNAKKKNIRQQDKAKQANQAASRKQQYEAVLRQHMAHALKNVDVAKEAAAPLPTPRTSTKQSRGSQLPKYLTCREARDVKVRDDKIWKHH, encoded by the exons ATGTTTGCTCTTGTGCGATTTGTTGAAGACAAGACAGACAAACGATATGTTATACCGGTAACCGATGTCAAGAACTTCCATCCCGAAAATGAATTGGATTTTGACAATACGATGCCTTACGACGCATACTGGCGGGACGAAGACAACGAGGAGAACAGTGGCGTATACGTCGTACAGATTCTCAAGCTCGCAG CCACAAGGGAAGAGATGGcaagagaaacaaaaaacaagagaGTGCCCATTCCACCGATCAGGCTGTCAGATGTGGAGGACTTGCCCCTCTCTGAAGGGGATGTGAATGCTAAAAAGAAGAACATAAGACAG CAGGACAAGGCCAAGCAGGCAAATCAGGCTGCATCAAGAAAGCAGCAGTACGAGGCTGTCCTCCGACAGCACATGGCACATGCCCTAAAGAATGTTGATGTTGCTAAGGAGGCTGCTGCACCATTGCCCACacctcgcacctccaccaaacAGTCACGAGGGTCACAA TTGCCCAAATACTTGACATGCAGAGAAGCGAGAGATGTGAAG GTGAGAGACGACAAAATCTGGAAGCACCACTAG
- the LOC142583416 gene encoding uncharacterized protein LOC142583416 isoform X1 translates to MFALVRFVEDKTDKRYVIPVTDVKNFHPENELDFDNTMPYDAYWRDEDNEENSGVYVVQILKLAATREEMARETKNKRVPIPPIRLSDVEDLPLSEGDVNAKKKNIRQQDKAKQANQAASRKQQYEAVLRQHMAHALKNVDVAKEAAAPLPTPRTSTKQSRGSQVCRKETSILQCLKDQHSCAMLTSDVPFLCCEVLLH, encoded by the exons ATGTTTGCTCTTGTGCGATTTGTTGAAGACAAGACAGACAAACGATATGTTATACCGGTAACCGATGTCAAGAACTTCCATCCCGAAAATGAATTGGATTTTGACAATACGATGCCTTACGACGCATACTGGCGGGACGAAGACAACGAGGAGAACAGTGGCGTATACGTCGTACAGATTCTCAAGCTCGCAG CCACAAGGGAAGAGATGGcaagagaaacaaaaaacaagagaGTGCCCATTCCACCGATCAGGCTGTCAGATGTGGAGGACTTGCCCCTCTCTGAAGGGGATGTGAATGCTAAAAAGAAGAACATAAGACAG CAGGACAAGGCCAAGCAGGCAAATCAGGCTGCATCAAGAAAGCAGCAGTACGAGGCTGTCCTCCGACAGCACATGGCACATGCCCTAAAGAATGTTGATGTTGCTAAGGAGGCTGCTGCACCATTGCCCACacctcgcacctccaccaaacAGTCACGAGGGTCACAAGTATGTAGAAAAGAAACAAGTATCTTGCAGTGTCTGAAAGACCAACACAGCTGTGCAATGTTAACTTCTGACGTGCCTTTCTTGTGCTGCGAGGTATTACTGCATTGA
- the LOC142583415 gene encoding uncharacterized protein LOC142583415 translates to MLLLDLAIKFGLSWAAIEEIQKLFNNLLEKKCFPESKYLFKNFCGIDMKDVIFNFYCADCKHLLAKTTGCLEQRQKLEVKCTVCNTKYVGRGLVRTGSFFVTLPIEKQLMAILSSKTANTALAANLSRPQSSNGLMTDILDGHQYRTAREKVGMATHDLTLTVNSDGSPVFKSSKYSIWPVQIILNELPPRLRWSNVMAPLLWYGHQHPNMPMLLQAFVHQLEQLNATGITWTLAGTQVRSKVFCICCCADAPARAAMQQMVQFNGYFGCSWCYHPGTNVQGKSYATLGSFAVVRSWTS, encoded by the exons ATGCTGCTGTTGGACTTGGCAATTAAATTTGGCCTATCCTGGGCTGCAATTGAAGAGATTCAGAAGCTTTTCAACAACCTCTTGGAGAAGAAATGTTTTCCGGAAAGCAAATACCTCTTTAAGAATTTTTGTGGAATTGACATGAAGGATGTGATTTTCAATTTTTACTGCGCAGATTGCAAGCATCTGCTTGCTAAAACAACGGGATGCCTAGAGCAGCGTCAAAAACTTGAAGTCAAATGTACAGTCTGCAACACAAAATATGTAGGCCGTGGTCTTGTGCGCACAGGCAGCTTTTTTGTAACTTTGCCAATTGAGAAGCAGCTGATGGCAATTCTTTCTAGCAAGACAGCCAACACTGCGCTAGCAGCAAACCTCAGCCGGCCACAGAGCAGTAATGGCTTAATGACTGACATCTTGGATGGCCATCAATACCGCACTGCACGTGAAAAGGTTGGGATGGCTACTCATGATTTAACATTGACTGTGAACAGTGATGGCAGTCCTGTGTTCAAGTCGTCAAAGTACAGCATATGGCCTGTGCAAATAATTTTAAATGAATTACCACCCCGGCTGCGTTGGAGCAATGTAATGGCACCACTCCTGTGGTATGGGCATCAGCATCCAAATATGCCAATGCTGCTGCAGGCATTTGTGCATCAACTGGAGCAGCTAAATGCAACTGGTATCACGTGGACACTTGCTGGCACACAAGTACGCTCCAAG GTTTTCTGCATATGTTGCTGTGCAGATGCACCTGCCAGAGCTGCAATGCAACAAATGGTCCAGTTCAACGGTTACTTTGGTTGTAGCTGGTGCTACCATCCAGGAACCAATGTACAAGGCAAGTCCTATGCCACTCTTGGCTCTTTTGCTGTGGTCAGAAGCTGGACCAGTTAA